The Papaver somniferum cultivar HN1 chromosome 6, ASM357369v1, whole genome shotgun sequence genome segment ACCTAACGCATGTCGGGAACAACTCTCAGAGAGATAAGATAGGGTCAATGATAAGACATTTCCATTGAGGGTCcctttttatgatggccttcagtaaggggtgcacaaatatgaccaaggcgccgacgtattcggttgagctgcgggtgcctgggatGTCTGGAGCGTCACCGGACATGTCTGTttggcaagtcttggctacgatgcactcgatccaaaagaaaccccacttagggtgtggcTTCGTAACCCCAAGCCATATCGGCGAAGGAGATAAGAAGccacgaaaacaactgattgtcgtaataactggatgggaggagaccaacatgcatgttagggttacccaccttgaaggggcaatcaggggaatgtaaagggatggcaccctctAGATTAGGGAGTTGTGTGACCAAAGAAAGACGGCAATATCATGGGGCTAATGTTCACGGGAATAGGTAGGCATGCCGCATTGTCgcggagaaaaataaaataaatgttaagacgaggtagatggattattattcgcaagggtaaTAAGCGCCTGACACTTCGTCGAATTAAAATCCCTCAAAAGGGatgaggaaaaataagaccttaactaggaggcGTAATAAGACCTCGTAGAGCCATAAGGTAAACATAAATTTGCGCAGACCCAACAAGGAAGTTGGAACTGAAAGTAACAACGGCTAAGAATGAAATTTGACTAATAATGCGACACTGTATTGATCATCTAATACTCAACAAGAACAAGAGGAAAGTATATACTTTTATAATTTATGTTCTTCTTTAGCATTAGCTGatcaagactcaacgtctttTCAAAGTATATACTTGGTACGAAGTCCATATTACAAAGGTAAAGGCACGAGATAGAGGAAAGTCTATATTACGAAGGTAAAGGCACGAGATAGAGGTAAACAGAAAAATACAAGATAAAGGTAAATACATTATTTACATACAAATagtctcccccccccccccccccaccccccacccccaccccaagATTGGGAGTATTAAGCCGAAATAAGAGTTAAGATTACAACATTAACAAAGTTCAAAATATTCATGCGTCCTCAATCATCCCTTTCATGATCCTCGTCGGATTATGTATCCTCGCAATCATCCTCTTCATGAACCTCGTTGTTTTCAGTATCCTCGCCAGTAGGGGATGACTCATGGACAGTATGAACTGATTCTTTGGCAGCGGGTTCAGGCTCGTCATCAGAAAATACTTCAAGATCCAGAGAAACACGAGGAATACCTTGTGAATCACAGAACTCGTTAAAGATCTGGATTTTCTCGTCCTGGTCATTTCTGCGAAGACGCTTTGCCATCAGGGTTGCGTCTTACACCATCTGATCGAGATCATCTTGCATAAACTGAACATCCTCTTGGAGAGTTGAAACCTTATTAGAAAGATTGAAGGAATGAAGGAATTAAACAGGTAAGTCCTCATCAAGAGAAAGGCAGTGCCAAGGTAACACACAAAACAAGACTCACGGCGAAGATCAAATgagattttcctttcttctgcaaGTTGCTCCTCTAGATGGAGAATATGAGCATTAGACCTTTTTATCAGTTCACGAGTCTCCCGAAGCTCCACGAGATGAGACATACTACGATGTTATTCCTAAAAGATGGAAAATTTGCTTTAAAATTCTGCGAAGTACCATAAGGGGAAAATGAATGATTAACTCAGGACAAAGACTCACCAAACCCATTATGGAAGAATGTTGCTCCAGAGAAAGGTTCAAAGAAGCGTTCAAAATAAAGGATTGATCTTCAGCCAAAAAATTGTTAACACTAAGGGAAACCAAAGAATCGGTAGCCTCAGACCTTAAGGAGGGATTTTCGCGAGTCGAAGCAAAAATTTCGCTTAAAAATTTAAGGTTAGGAAGAAGATCAGGCTCCTCCACTTCGTTAGCTTGCTGAGCCCCTCTAGACGAAGTAGGTTCGGGAAAAGGGGCACTATGCGAAGGGACAGCTTCGCCAGATGAAcgaggatgatgatgaggagaGCAATCAGAGTGAGGTAAAATCGAGGGATGGGCTTGGGCCAAGCTGTCCACATCCAAGCCGTAACGGCGACGCTGCGAGGTGCGAAAGGTGGGAGGATcgtcctgaaatccatgatgttaaGGGGTGACGCGAGAAGAAGAAAGCAAGATTAAGGAAGAAATGGATAACTGGGGAGTGGTAGAAGGAGCCCCAGAACGTTGGCGTTTCCTCAAATTCTTAGCAGGACCATCTGTTGTTTGAGGCTCATTCTCCTGAAAATGGGAAGTCAGGAATCGACAAAAACAACGACCAAAAGGGATGCCATGAGATACGAACCTGTGTTTGGACTGATTTTTTAGAGCGGTCCTTCAGCATACCAGGCGGGGGAAGAGGATACTGAGGCAGGAACATGGATGTTAGGAGACAATAAAATAAAGGCAATGGGACCAAAGAAAAATAAGACTAACCTCGTTGGGCATCTTATGCCAGTGAAATCGACCTGCGTCATACGCCGTGAGATGGGAATGTTGAGGAAGGGGACCAGTGCGAGAAGACCCATTCTCGTCGAGACCCCACACTAGAGGACCTTCAGCTATTAAAGGGAACATCATCCAATCCTCATCACTAGAAAGACGAAAATACTTATTCCGTTTCGTACCAACAGGATCAACATCTAAAAGAAGGGCCTTGGACGGGTCATCCAAAGTTTTGCGAGAAATCTTGACGCCCCACTCCTGATAGGCTCTCGTGGTCATATCTTGGCCAGTGTAATTCACGGAAAAAGATTCAATGTTGTAATCCGCGGGAACAAAACTTTGCACCAAGAGTGGAATCTGGGAAGTATCGCCATTAGACCTTCTGACGAATtcattagcaatatgtatggcaTTTCTACTCAGTTGATAGACGCCTTGCTGAAGCTTGACtaggatttcataaaaaaaacggTTCTTCGGATCATACAAGGGAAAATAAAGACCCGCTCTCAGTTGACCAGCGGTGATGAACATCTTTGTAGAATACCAAGTTTCCGTTTGAATCCATCGGTAATTTAATTCCATGAGTTTGGTTGCAGTAATAAGAGGAGAAACGGAGGAATCAATCACCGGAGATAGAGAAATACCCAACTTCTAAAGATCGACTTTAAATTCCTCATAAGTTGTGGATGTAGTAGGATTGGGAACTTTCTTGGGAGCCATTGGAGGAGAACGAAACGAAACCTAAATTTACAGAAGGCatgagaaggaagaagagaaggtAAAGGTTATAAGGGACAGAGAAAAGGGGGTATTTATAGAGATGACTGGTCAAACCAAGCTACCCACGATCGAAGAATCCGAACCGGTGATTAGCGGTTACACGAGAAAAGGACCACGTGGAAAGCATTGATAAGAAGGAGTGGCGGTTATCTAACTTCAAGCGGTTCTTATTCTTCTTTCCCTACGATCGagaagaataagaaaaggcaaaatgtggATACCAAAATATGGATCGCCACGTGGACATAGGGAAGACACGAGGATCCGACCTGAAGATCCTGCACGTGACACGAAAATCCTCGTCAGTGACTCGTCAAATCAAGTCAGAGTCACTATTATTGACAAATTGACGAGGTAAAAGCCTTGTGCGAGATAGTGTTTCGTCAAGAAGTAAACTCCACGAGGAACATGGGTTTATGAGGGATCTATGGAGTACCCTACAAGGCAAGCCACGAAGTAGAAGAGGACGAAGAAAGATTACTTGGTAGAAAAGGCAAGCCGTGAAgtagataaattatggagcaagaaaagagacaggtgtcccgacagaCCCATGTGAGAATAACGAAAGAAggagaaaaactttatggaaaatagtccgggcgaagtataaagcaccTCCGCGAGAACGTtgcgaagtaaaatgagttgtaaCCCATTAGGGTTGATTAACCTATAAAGGCCATTGGGCAAGATTAGGGGATCGGATTTTAATAGAGTGGGAGAACTAAGTCTAgagtgagattagggtttccttgtattgaagaacttgtatctttgttactttgaatgatttcatcaataaaaatctTTGTGTTTATATAACTTAGCATGACTTAGATCTTGGTTATTATCACTTTGGGTGTGCTACTGGGTCTTCAGCAGTTACAAATTCACAGTTGCTTATGCTACTGTCAAGAATCGGGCAGGCTTAAGGTCAAGAATCGGTACATAGAGAAACATGTAAGCTTTCCCTGTTTTCCAAATTTATGTATCTTTCTTATCTTTGGCTACGCTTATAATCTTTAATTTGTGTCCACAAGTTAGTGTTGGTGTCGCATATATGGCATACTGTAATAAAATATCTTCTCCAAATTTTGCTGTAGTTATTAGTGccaatgtatttttttccttttatgttttcttattgtttgtTAGGAACAGATGTGAGAGAGTGAATATAGTAATGTTGCATGGCAGTTTAGAATGTTGAATCATCAGGATCAAGTGGTAGGTGCATAGTGCTGGTAACCCCACTAATCAGGAGAGTTTTccaaatatattttattttcattctgGAATCTGGACCACAACGAAATTAAACAAAAGTAAAATTCTAGATTCAATAAATAAGCGTCAAAGAATCAATCGGTAGAGAATGTGAGTTAGTAGATTAGAATCTGAGATAGTGAGAGAGACAATGAAAAACGGAGAGAAAACCTCTGCGTTTCCTTTGAATAGTTATGAAGTGCATCCAAGAACAATACCTAGTCGTGTATTCATGTTAATCTATGTATGTGGAATCATAGCTCTACTTTATCATCATCTAACCAGTCTCAGAATCCATGTAGATTTATTACCATCAATCCTTCTGTTAATTGCTGATTTAGTTCTATCCTTCATGTGGGTTGCATGTCAAGCTTTTCGATGGTGTCCAGTTCGTAGAAAAGTTTATCCAGAGAATCTGTCAAAAGTCGTAGATGAAGATGATCTCCCAACTTTAGATGTTTTTATTTGTACTGCTGATCCATATAAAGAACCTCCTATGGAAGTCGTGAATACTGCGTTATCTGTTTTAGCATTTGATTATCCCTCAAATAAGATATCTGTTTATGTTTCTGATGATGGAGGATCTCAAATGACTCTTTTTGCATTGATTCAAGGATCAAAGTTTGCCAGAGAATGGTTACCATTTTGTAAAAAGCGTAATCTCAGTAAGAGATGTCCTAAAGTGGTTTTCAACCAgcatgattctgatgctgatcaGCTTAGATCATGTATCCCTCAAGAGGAGTTTCTGAATATGAAGGTCAACTCTATTTCTCTTTGCAATCATATAATAATAATGAGTTCCATGGATTACTGAGCATAATTGATCCTATTTGCTGTTTTCATTTATGTGTCCTTCTGACTTATTATGTTGGGACCACGATACTACTGAATATTTTTGTATAATATCTTAAAATAGTAAGTTCAAGGCAATCGGATATGTTCGAAAATTAGTTCCGCCTATGGACTTGTATACTTCCATCAAAACCCTACCACTGCTCTAATTAACTAATAGGAGTTCCTCATACAATCGAATCCAATCTAGGGTCCTGCCCTAGTCACACATGACAAGATTAAGAAACAACCCGTCTGGAAGTTAATACAGGAATCAATAGTTAATGCAGGGCCATGTTGGTCCATTTTAGTGGTACTCACTCTCTGTAGTTATGAGCCTGAAAATGATAAATTCTTGCTATTGTACTACTTCTTAATATTTTTTGCCTAACTACTGTATTAGTGTTTAAATATCGGCCTTCATTTCTTTTCTTTGCAGATTTTATACGAGGAAATGAGAACAAAGGTAGAGCATGTTATGGAACAAGGATGTGTAGAcgatgatatgctcgttaatGAAGAAGAGCGTCAAGTTTTCAGTAAATGGAAAGTAAATGGATTTACTCGTCAAGATCATCCTACAATCATTCAGGTATTTTTTGGATCATATAAAGTGATAGAATCCCTTGACATGCTTATAAACACTTTGTTGCCGAAATCTTTGAAAGTAATCTTATAAATTTAAGTTTTTGATTAGATGCTCCTGGAAAGCCTCAGGGATGTTGATGTCTCAGGGACATCTCTACCTAATTTTATCTACCTTTCTCGACAAAAAAGTAAACATATTCACCACAATTACAAAGCGGGCGCTCTGAATGCATTGGTAAGAAAAACCATCTTCAAGGCAAAAATACCTAAGATTTTAAACTCACAAGGAATTGgtatatatgtgtatctcttgtttaTGTGTAAGTATATTTTGCTTAATAATATTTCTTGATAAATTCGATGAAGATACGTGCATCGGCGATAATGACTAGCGCACCAATTGTTCTCTGCATTGACTGTGACATGTACTGTAATAATCCTCAAGCTCCACGTCTAGCACTATGCCATCTACTAGACCCCATCGAAGGCTCAAAAATTGCTTTTGTTCAATTTCCTCCACGCTTCAGAGGGATTAATCCAAGTGACATATATAATAGTGAGTTCACAAGGCCGTATATAATAAATCCTGAAGGGTTAGACGGGATTGGTGCTGTCAATTGTGTTGGCAGCGGTCCCTTCGTTAACCGAAAAGCACTTTATGGTGCCCCAACTCAATCGAAAGTAAACATATTCCCCGGATTCAACGGTGATCGCGAAGGTGCTTTGGATAGAATAACAATGAGTAGTTCAAAACTAATTTTGGAAGCAGCTAGTAGAGTTGCAGATTGCAATTATGAACAAGGAACAAATTGGGGATTAACTGTAAGCTTTAATTCCTTTTTTAGTTGCTTATCTTAACTACAATATTTAGTTAACCATGCACCACTTGAGATTTTCTTTTTTATACTAATATACTATTCGTTCTTAGTTGGGTTTCAGATATGGATCCATGGTTGAGGATTTTTTAACAGGCTTTCGGATGCAATGTGAAGGATGGCGATCAGTATTTTGCAATCCGACAACTCCAGCATTTCTCGGAGATTTCCCAATCAGCTTAAATGATTCGTTAGTTCAAGTGCAACGATGGTCACTTGGATTGACTGAAGTTGGGTTCTCAAAGTATTGCCCATTCACATTTGGTACAAAAAACCATTCTCTACTTATGGGTATGGCGTATGGTTTCTATGCAATTTGGCCTTTGTGGGCAATCCCTATGATCATATATGGTGTTCTTCCACAGCTTTGCCTTATACACAACATATATTTGTTCCCTAAGGTACCCGTAACTTTCTCTAAGCTTGGTTTATCGTTTAAGGTGCATATGTTAATTACTTTAGCTATTGTCATTTTCTACTTGCTTTGCCTCTGCGCTTTCAACTGTTCTGGCTGAAACATTCGTGTCCTTGCACAAAAATTTGTCttcacgaaataaaaataacattacCCAAAAAAAGCATAATCAGAACTCCACCATTTTGCAGCATCAATATAGATTTTATCCATTTATCATAAATTCATAGTAGGTGTAATCATCTTTGTTAGTTGAATGGtacgttttctttttcttcggTAGATTAATATCGAAAATCACCAATTTTGGAATTAACTGCTAGATTGATCGACCCTAAAACCAAACACAACATGTTTCAATTAGTGTTACTAACAATAATGACATATAATACCGCGTATTGATGGATTCACAATTGGATGCAGGTCTCTGATCCATGGTTTTATCTATACGCATACCTCTTTTTAGCAACATATATTCAAGATTTTATAGAGAGCTATTATGTATATGGTATAAACCTCAAAAGCTGGTGGAACGAACAAAGAATGTGGTTGATGCGAGCAGCATCGTCTTGCGTTTTTTCATTCATAGAACTCATATTGTACCAAATTGGTATCACGCCAGATTTCAGCCTTACAAGCAAAGTCATCGACGATGAACAACAAACAAGATACAACCGAGAGATATTTGATTTTGGAGTAGCTACGCCAATTTTCGTGAGCTTATCTACATTTGCATTGGTCAATTTAGTCTCATTTAGTTTTGGGATCATGAAGATAATATTTATTGATGGAAAATTAGAAGAGATGTTGGTTCAGTTGTTTCTAAGTGGATTTGTGCTAGTGAATTCCTGGCCTATTTATGAAGCTATGGTGTGGAGAAAAGATGGAGGAAGAATGCCTGCGAAAGTAACTTTGATATCTTCTCTGATCACATTGGTTCTTTGTTATGCGTCCGGATTCGCTACGAAATGATAATCCGCTATGCCGAAATGATTTTGTTAAATTGGTTTCTTATTGTTTGAATTTGTCAATTGATATTAGAAAGTACTGCTATTGTTGTGCCTCATACCAACAATTCTTCTGGGGAAGGAGAATTTCATGCCACAGGGTCAGCTCTGAAAAATGCAGCGAAGCTTTACTTGTCTCATGTGATATTTTGATTCTCAAGCCTCTATTTTGAAGCTTCATTTTGCCGGCAACAGTTCAACTGATGCCAGATGAAAGAGTATCAAgttttttttgttcatgtgaaGTGTTTTTACATTCTCAAGACTTGTAATTGTTATAATgttgttttttattctttttttttggtaaaagaaACGATTTTATTAAATAGTTGGAACTGCTTATGTCTCTTGCTACAAGACTACAGATATGAGCATAAAAGTTATTTATTAGAGTTACAGATGATGTCGTTTCTCTACCTGATTTAGCGACATTACA includes the following:
- the LOC113290528 gene encoding cellulose synthase-like protein G3, with protein sequence MKNGEKTSAFPLNSYEVHPRTIPSRVFMLIYVCGIIALLYHHLTSLRIHVDLLPSILLLIADLVLSFMWVACQAFRWCPVRRKVYPENLSKVVDEDDLPTLDVFICTADPYKEPPMEVVNTALSVLAFDYPSNKISVYVSDDGGSQMTLFALIQGSKFAREWLPFCKKRNLSKRCPKVVFNQHDSDADQLRSCIPQEEFLNMKILYEEMRTKVEHVMEQGCVDDDMLVNEEERQVFSKWKVNGFTRQDHPTIIQMLLESLRDVDVSGTSLPNFIYLSRQKSKHIHHNYKAGALNALIRASAIMTSAPIVLCIDCDMYCNNPQAPRLALCHLLDPIEGSKIAFVQFPPRFRGINPSDIYNSEFTRPYIINPEGLDGIGAVNCVGSGPFVNRKALYGAPTQSKVNIFPGFNGDREGALDRITMSSSKLILEAASRVADCNYEQGTNWGLTLGFRYGSMVEDFLTGFRMQCEGWRSVFCNPTTPAFLGDFPISLNDSIAHSHLVQKTILYLWVWRMVSMQFGLCGQSL